A segment of the bacterium genome:
GCGTTTCGCGAATTCGCGGAGCGATTGGGGCTGAAAAGGTACGTGGTTTAGAGGCAATCCGCCCCGGCCGGGCGACGCCCGGCTGCGGACAGTAAGCCGCCCCGGCTATTTCTTTTTCACCGGGCCGGCGAAGCCGCGAAGCAAGCTTCTTGAATCGCTTACCGCGATGAAGCAGTCGGAATCGAGCCCCGTCGCGATCGCTTCGATTTTGTGCACGAACCGCCGCGGCGCGATGCAAAATATAAGCTCCACCGCGCCCTGCTTGCCGGTGCCGTCCACGACGGTCGCGCCGAAGCCCTCCTCCCACAGCTTGAGCGCGATGTCGCCGCCGCGGTCACGGCTGATTACGCGCACCTGCGCGAATCCTACGGCGAGCCTTTCCTCCAGCAGCAGCCCGACAAGCGTCCCCGTCGCGAATCCGCCCGAGTACGCGAACATGAGAATCCAGTTGTCCAGATTCGCGACTACCTGCGAGACCGCGAAGATGAATATCGTCACCTCGACGAATCCGATTATCGTCGCGCGGTACTTGCGCGCCTGGAGGATGTAGACGACGCGCAGCGTTCCGAGCGCGACGTCGATCACGCGCAGGCAGAATATCAGCGCGAATCCGACGTACACGTTGTCCATCAGCTGCGAAATCATGCCGCGCGGATTCTATCACCGCGGGACCGCTCCCGGCGCGGGTATAATAATGCGGCCGGAATCCGGCCCCGATGAACGTAGAAAGACTGGTCGGCGCGCTGTTCAAATGCGGCTTCCTGGACAAGAGCCTGGAAGCCGGGCTTTGGCGCGACTATTCGCCGGAATCGCGCGCCAGGCTGATACTCGCGTACCAGCCGCTCGTGGCGGCCGCGTTTTACCGCATCGCCCCGCCGGAGGCGTACGCGGAGGACTGCCTGTCCGAGGGGCTGCTCGCACTCGTGCGGGCCGCCGACAGGTTTTCCCCCTCCCGCGGCGTTCCGTTCGCGGCGTTCGCGCGCATCGCGATACGCGGCGCGATGATCGACTACCTGCGCCGCGTCGCTCCCGTCGCGCTCGCAAGCGAGGAGCTGGACGCGGCCAAGTTCGCGCGTCTTTCGCTGGACGACGGCGATCCGGCGGTGGACAGGCTGGCCTCGGTGCTGGCCGCGCTGGAGCGGCTGCCCGAAAAGGAGCGGCGGGTGCTTGCCGGGCTGTATTTGGACGACAGGCCGAGGAGCGAAATCGCGAAGGAGCTCGGCGTATCCGGGCCGCGCGTTTCGCAGATCCACGCGAAAGCGGTGAGAAGGCTGCGCGCGATGCTCAAGCCCGCGCCGCGCCGCCGGCGTTTCTCGCTCGCGAATCCGGAATAGCTGGGCCCAGCAATCGACGCCGAACCCCTAGTGTCAAGGAGCGCGGCGTTCACGCCGCGGCATTCAATCCTAATCCGGGGCGGGCAGCGGTATCCACAGCTCCTCGAACGTCGTTTCGCCCCAGTAGTATCCAAGATACGCCGCGTCCCGCTCGGTCACGATTCCGTCGCCGTCGGGGTCGAGGAACGAGGGGACGGGGACGGGCGAGCCGCTCCTGTCCGGCGAGAACCAGTCCATCACCCCGTCGTCGTTTGCGTCCATCTTCATCGCAAGGATGCTCATCTGCGAGCCGCGCGGCAGCGTTCCCTTCGGGTAGTCGTGCGAATACGGCGCGTTTAATTCATTCCCAATATGCGTACGACAGGCCAGCCAGGCTTTTTTTGTCGTAATATCTGTATGTTATGAACGGGAGATCATTGTGATTCGCAACCGCTGGTCCTCTGCTGCACCAACTGCTGATTGCATGCCAATCGCTCCATTCCGTTCCCTGCTCATTTTGCGAAATCCAATAAAATAGTTCTGTTCCCAAGGAAGTTTGATTATTATTAAGCAATAATAGGGGTATATTGCCGACATGCGTCAAACATATTCCATTATATGTCGATCGAGGAGAAAGAATCGAAACGGGTTCATTCCATGAATTGCCATTCATATCCAATGAGGCGCTAAACCAAATGTGGCCATAGTCGTAACTGTCGGTAAAAGCGATAGCCGGATTGCCTCCAATTACGTCCGCCTCTAATGCGTCGCAGTTTCCGGCAAACGCTCCAGATA
Coding sequences within it:
- a CDS encoding DUF2179 domain-containing protein, encoding MISQLMDNVYVGFALIFCLRVIDVALGTLRVVYILQARKYRATIIGFVEVTIFIFAVSQVVANLDNWILMFAYSGGFATGTLVGLLLEERLAVGFAQVRVISRDRGGDIALKLWEEGFGATVVDGTGKQGAVELIFCIAPRRFVHKIEAIATGLDSDCFIAVSDSRSLLRGFAGPVKKK
- a CDS encoding sigma-70 family RNA polymerase sigma factor, whose protein sequence is MNVERLVGALFKCGFLDKSLEAGLWRDYSPESRARLILAYQPLVAAAFYRIAPPEAYAEDCLSEGLLALVRAADRFSPSRGVPFAAFARIAIRGAMIDYLRRVAPVALASEELDAAKFARLSLDDGDPAVDRLASVLAALERLPEKERRVLAGLYLDDRPRSEIAKELGVSGPRVSQIHAKAVRRLRAMLKPAPRRRRFSLANPE